In Macaca fascicularis isolate 582-1 chromosome 12, T2T-MFA8v1.1, the genomic stretch aaacaaaaaccaaaaaaccccaaaaccattgtaaaatagaaatggatgtggggaagagagagggggagaaggCAGAGCAGGaaagaggaggcaggaagggcaGAACTGGCACCAAGGCAGGCCCTGGGCTGGATGCCCAGGAGTGTGGGCAGAGGGGGTGCAGCACTGAGAGGCGGACTGGAAGCTTCTCCTGCCAAGCTCATGACAATgaatgggaggcagggaggaggcccACAGAGCTTGCCGAGTGCTAAGTGCCTGCACCCCTGCCCCGAGCTACACCTTGGTGCCACTGTCAACGGCCAGCCCGAAGCCTCCAGGGAGATGGCCACCAGTGTCTCTCAGGGACCTGGGCTTCCTTCCCACCAAGGAAGAGGGGGAGAGACTAGGGCTGCGCTCCACTGTGAAGAGCCCAGCTAATTATTCATGACACCCCCGCAGGATGGCGGGACTGCCACAGCCTCCCCGTACCCATCCTCAGAGACAGAGCCTCAGAAGTGGACATCCGTCTTTCAGGCGGGACTTAGAGGAGCCCTCCCAAGGATGAGCATGTTGTTTCCCGCCGAAGCCTTGAGTTTTGAAGAGTGAAGCGGGGGTGGTTGGTGATTCTAGGTTTAATGCTTCCACCTGATTCCCCATTTCATCACACTCCTCAGTACTatgacatttggattattttttaatcttctcttcccctttttGTTGTTCTGCTGTTGAACTGATTATGCAGAACTGTGTGTTGATGTCTGTGTGGCATCTTCCCTCCAGGGATGCAGCTCTGTTTTCCAAACACCCCCTCTTAATCCTCTTAGGAGGGAGGATGCACGGGGGTGCTCACCCTGTCTGTCAGGACCAGCGGAGACGGATGCTTTACAGGTGTTTGTTAACCTGGACCATGCTGGATGGGAGGCTTGGAGGCACCAAGATGCTAAATCTCTTCCCCGTCCCTCCAGCCAGGCATCTCAAGTGGCTAAAgaataaatgcatgaaaattAAGAGCCAGCTCTGCCTGCGAAAGAGAACAGGAGCAAGCTGGCTGTTGGCTGTCACCTGGAGTCACCTGCTGGGAAGTGCCAAATCACCCCAGACCAAGGACAGGAAGGAGGCTTGGTGAGCGACAGTCCCACCCTGGCAGTGCCATGAACAGCAGAGCTTCAATTCAAAGTGAAAACAGATTCCCTGCATCAGAGCCGACCTGTTGGTATAAGATATTTCACTTCCAGCCCAGGGGCATTTATGATATATAGATCCACACAGGATCGCCTGGTTTCATTTTTCATGTATATGGGCTACTCGGGACACCTCTCACTTTCCcaactttttgtatctttttaaattttttttctttgagatggagtctggctctgtctcccaggctggagtgcaatggcatgatctcagctccctgcaacctccgcctcccgggttcgagcagttctcctgcctcagcctcccaagttgctgggattgcaggcgtctaccaccacacctggctactaaCTTTTTATATCTTAATGCCtttccagaactttccagaacATGTACAACATGCTCCTAGTGGACCTGGAGATGGTTGAGGGTGGGTAGCGCAGGAAGACAGTTACTGttacttcagttttctttcaGGTCTGGTTGAGAGAAGAAGAGGTTTTAGTTTGGTGATGGCAGGTCCTTAAGTCTTCACTTGCTTGcctctctctgttcttttgaGAGCGGGTCTCCACCAAGCATTTTAACAGGTAAAAAATCTAGCTAGAATTTAATTATattgtcttgtttttatttattttgaggttgTAATTGCTTTAAGGTCTTACAGCCAGTAATAACGTTTTTCTATTCATGTTAGAGATATTTATTTAGCAAACGCTTATATAGCACTTACTCTGTGGAAGATCTGTTTTAAATACCTTAAAAAGAGaaactgttttttctctctcattctgtctctctctcttctttttattttgtggtaGGATCTCCTCtatcaccccaggctggagtgcagtggcaggattgcggttcactgcagcctcgaccaccctggctcaagtgatcctcgcatcTCAGCTAAGAGAAACtcttggaacagaaaaccaaataccacatattctcagttataagtgggagctaaatgataagaacacatggacacaaagaggggaacaacggACACCGaggcctacctgagggtggaagttgggaggagggagaggagcagaaaagataactattgggtactgggcttaatacctgggtgatgaaataatctgtacgacaaacccccatgacagtagcttacctgtgtaacaaactttcacatgtaccactgaacctaaaattaaagttaaaaataaaattatgttaaaaggGTAACTCTTGTTTTTCTCATAACCTAGTAACAAACCTATGTGGTAAGAACTATAATCACCTTCATTT encodes the following:
- the C12H2orf76 gene encoding UPF0538 protein C2orf76 homolog isoform X1; this translates as MVPGIPHMAPEEVTITVRLIRSFEHRNFKPIVYHGVNLDQTVKEFIIFLKQDVPLRTSLPPPFRNYKYDTLKIIHQAHKSKTNELVLSLEDDDRLLLKEDSTLKAAGIARHLKWLKNKCMKIKSQLCLRKRTGASWLLAVTWSHLLGSAKSPQTKDRKEAWISSITPGWSAVAGLRFTAASTTLAQVILASQLRETLGTENQIPHILSYKWELNDKNTWTQRGEQRTPRPT
- the C12H2orf76 gene encoding UPF0538 protein C2orf76 homolog isoform X2; translation: MAPEEVTITVRLIRSFEHRNFKPIVYHGVNLDQTVKEFIIFLKQDVPLRTSLPPPFRNYKYDTLKIIHQAHKSKTNELVLSLEDDDRLLLKEDSTLKAAGIARHLKWLKNKCMKIKSQLCLRKRTGASWLLAVTWSHLLGSAKSPQTKDRKEAWISSITPGWSAVAGLRFTAASTTLAQVILASQLRETLGTENQIPHILSYKWELNDKNTWTQRGEQRTPRPT